From one Culex quinquefasciatus strain JHB chromosome 3, VPISU_Cqui_1.0_pri_paternal, whole genome shotgun sequence genomic stretch:
- the LOC6039406 gene encoding transcription factor E2f1, whose amino-acid sequence MYTVQSKHKQQQHVAGQHQQQQQQQQGGKVRLTNMEQHNKKTGEAYGLNGGGGVSGSASTNQMASYGGGSGSRKPSVGSDLSSEDYEEVKPDIKVSSHLLDHGYGFGVTPQYQQQQQQQPSHQHHHHNRSSGGGGSNSYSSSSQQHSSSYHHHHSPSVTAGGSPAAASSSSSHHSSRSKPTTPSRTPGSQQHKSASGDPQITNYFKAVKRRPQSSLSPTPTKMAKHSAASSAGSATKAQPSSTCSTPTSSVSSSSSKKRYSEGTRYDTSLGLLTKKFIDLLKESPEGVVDLNIASTKLNVQKRRIYDITNVLEGIGILEKKSKNNIQWKLGNSLCNIEKNDRIQRDRYLLEQKENLLDRLIVEMRSTTETDMQANKHAYVTCQDLNSIDLFKEQIIVVIKAPPEAKLVLPDVQQPREIFLKSEKGEIDVFLCPESSENSPNGGFSSASYAGSLPGGSSSFGGKGSSRSGPDPLLEDIVPLLSPFSEKLFSPRNKLRGGLTKAYSTAQRNLNKTLFGESAGDVTGVKVEPEPNVLDSLAAAEQSSAPMSVLTQKTLDLLEVSSPTPSAKASLDFFSVATIKQERLDPTDQMDTVAATVARLLPKLSPEMVVAKLTEQTLNGGAADGNSSSASSLKGLSAKSTPVNVRERNAMMAVFGNCSPFNLSEVPEMDAFMPLEPLDNDYNFSLDHTEGVFELFDFNF is encoded by the exons ATGTACACAGTTCAGTCGAAACACAAACAGCAACAGCATGTAGCAGGacagcatcagcagcagcagcagcagcagcagggtggCAAAGTTAGGTTAACCAATATGGAACAACACAACAAAAAGACTGGTGAGGCGTATGGACTgaatggcggcggcggcgtcagCGGAAGCGCAAGTACAAATCAAATGGCTAGTTACGGTGGCGGCAGCGGCAGCCGGAAACCCTCGGTCGGCTCGGATCTGTCCAGCGAGGACTACGAGGAGGTGAAGCCGGACATCAAGGTCAGCTCGCACCTGCTGGACCATGGGTACGGGTTCGGCGTTACGCCGCAgtaccaacagcagcagcagcagcagccgagccatcaacaccaccaccacaaccGTAGTAGTGGCGGCGGCGGTAGCAATAGTTATAGCAGTAGTAGTCAACAACACAGTAGTAGTTATCACCACCATCACAGCCCGTCGGTGACGGCGGGAGGTTCGCCGGCGGCGGCGTCCTCGTCGTCTTCGCACCACAGCAGCCGGAGCAAACCGACGACGCCCAGTCGGACCCCCGGCAGCCAACAGCACAAAAGTGCCAGCGGGGACCCGCAGATTACCAACTACTTCAAG GCCGTTAAACGCAGACCGCAGTCCAGCCTGTCGCCGACgccgaccaaaatggccaaacacTCGGCGGCGTCCTCCGCCGGCAGTGCGACGAAAGCCCAGCCCAGCTCGACCTGCTCCACGCCGACGTCTtcggtgtcgtcgtcgtcgtccaagaAGCGGTACTCGGAGGGAACGAG GTACGACACCTCGCTCGGGCTGCTGACGAAAAAGTTCATCGACCTGCTGAAGGAGTCGCCGGAAGGCGTCGTCGACCTGAACATCGCCTCCACCAAGCTGAACGTACAAAAGCGCCGCATCTACGACATCACGAACGTGCTCGAGGGCATCGGCATCCTGGAGAAAAAGTCCAAAAACAACATCCAGTGGAAGCTCGGCAACTCGCTGTGCAATATCGAGAAGAACGACCGGATACAGCGCGACCGGTACCTGCTCGAGCAGAAGGAGAACCTGCTCGACCGGTTGATCGTGGAGATGCGCAGCACGACGGAGACGGACATGCAGGCGAACAAGCATGCGTACGTCACCTGCCAGGACCTGAACTCGATCGACCTGTTCAAGGAGCAGATCATCGTGGTGATCAAGGCCCCACCGGAGGCTAAATTGGTG CTACCCGACGTGCAACAGCCGCGGGAAATCTTCCTCAAGTCGGAAAAGGGCGAGATCGACGTGTTTCTGTGTCCGGAATCTTCGGAGAACTCGCCGAACGGCGGCTTCAGCAGTGCAAGCTACGCGGGTAGCTTACCTGGCGGCAGCAGTTCATTCGGCGGCAAGGGCAGCAGCAGGTCTGGGCCCGACCCGCTGCTGGAGGACATCGTGCCGCTGTTGTCACCGTTCAGCGAAAAGCTGTTCAGTCCCCGGAACAAACTCA GAGGAGGCTTGACGAAGGCGTACAGCACGGCGCAGCGCAATCTGAACAAGACGCTGTTCGGTGAATCCGCCGGGGACGTGACCGGCGTCAAGGTGGAACCCGAGCCCAATGTGCTGGACTCGTTGGCCGCCGCCGAACAATCCTCGGCCCCGATGTCCGTGCTAACTCAGAAGACGCTGGACCTGCTGGAAGTGTCCTCCCCCACGCCATCGGCCAAAGCCAGCCTCGATTTCTTCTCCGTCGCCACCATCAAGCAGGAACGGTTAGACCCGACCGACCAGATGGACACGGTGGCCGCCACCGTGGCCCGGTTGCTCCCCAAGTTGAGTCCGGAAATGGTGGTCGCGAAGCTGACGGAGCAAACGCTGAACGGTGGCGCCGCGGACGGCAACTCGTCGTCGGCGTCCTCGCTCAAGGGACTCAGTGCAAAGTCGACGCCGGTGAACGTGCGCGAGCGGAACGCCATGATGGCCGTGTTCGGCAACTGCAGTCCCTTCAACCTGTCCGAAG TGCCCGAGATGGACGCGTTCATGCCGCTGGAACCGCTGGACAACGACTACAACTTCTCGCTGGACCACACCGAGGGCGTCTTCGAGCTGTTTGATTTTAACTTTTAG